Proteins co-encoded in one Bremerella sp. TYQ1 genomic window:
- a CDS encoding TfoX/Sxy family protein, with the protein MSSRLYRLLRPYDGLTGKPMFGGFAYLLHGNLCCGVRDDHLILRVGPDAYPQLLKSPGIREFAPTGRVMRGWIVVDPEGFQQEDDLHRLVDQAIEFTNSLPPKDSSEQE; encoded by the coding sequence ATGTCATCTCGCCTGTATCGTTTGCTCCGACCCTACGATGGGCTAACAGGAAAGCCAATGTTTGGTGGTTTTGCGTATCTCTTGCACGGTAATTTATGTTGCGGCGTACGCGACGACCACTTGATTCTACGGGTCGGTCCAGATGCCTATCCCCAGTTACTGAAGTCGCCTGGCATACGCGAGTTTGCTCCAACAGGGCGCGTCATGCGCGGATGGATTGTCGTCGATCCCGAAGGCTTCCAACAGGAAGACGATCTTCATCGCCTGGTAGATCAAGCCATTGAATTCACAAACTCGTTACCCCCCAA
- a CDS encoding potassium/proton antiporter — MFWIDDAMLIAGSLLLLGVVTSKISARYGVPMLVLFLGLGMLAGSEGLGGIEFDDYKIAHAVGTLALAIILFDGGLGTTYTSISMAWKPSLVLATVGVLITSLVTGLAASWILGIPLVNGLLLGSIVGSTDAAAVFSVLRTGGFALPEKLGSTLEIESGSNDPMAIFLTIGCIEFMTQDVGWGGGLVLLFLKQMFLGGLIGVLFGHAIVWITNRLNLDTAGLYPLLATGMSLMTFGLASYFGGSGFLAVYLAGIIIGNNRVVFKRGTLLFHNALAWLAQIAMFIVLGLLCFPSSLLAVSWQALGIAIVLMFVARPLAVAVCLWPFGFQKKEMTLATWGGLKGAVPITLATFPVLFDIVNAELIFDVVFFVVVLSALIQGWSLPWVAKKLGLNQPLPSSPPVQLEIHSLRHVEGDVVDYTVAGNSPAAGKKVSELSLPEGVTIALIARNDAFIPPRGSTIINPGDHVIAVMKSGAGEGLDTLFAYDTIAETS; from the coding sequence ATGTTCTGGATTGACGACGCGATGCTCATTGCGGGCTCGCTACTGCTGCTGGGCGTCGTTACGAGCAAGATTTCGGCTCGGTATGGCGTCCCTATGCTCGTGCTCTTCCTAGGCCTCGGCATGCTAGCAGGCTCGGAAGGCCTCGGGGGAATTGAATTCGATGACTATAAGATTGCGCACGCCGTAGGTACGTTGGCTTTAGCCATCATTCTTTTTGACGGTGGGTTAGGAACGACGTACACCTCGATCTCGATGGCCTGGAAGCCTTCGCTGGTGCTCGCCACCGTTGGTGTGCTTATCACGTCCTTGGTTACCGGGCTGGCGGCAAGCTGGATATTAGGTATACCACTGGTAAATGGTCTATTGCTGGGAAGCATCGTCGGCTCGACCGATGCGGCGGCGGTGTTCTCCGTGTTGCGAACTGGCGGTTTTGCGTTGCCAGAAAAACTGGGCTCGACGCTGGAAATCGAAAGTGGTTCCAACGACCCGATGGCGATCTTTCTAACCATCGGTTGTATCGAATTCATGACCCAGGATGTCGGCTGGGGCGGAGGTTTAGTTCTCCTTTTCCTTAAACAGATGTTCCTAGGAGGGCTGATCGGAGTTCTTTTTGGCCACGCGATTGTATGGATCACAAACCGGCTGAACCTCGACACCGCAGGCCTATATCCACTTCTAGCAACCGGCATGAGCCTGATGACGTTTGGCTTGGCCTCGTACTTTGGTGGAAGTGGTTTCCTCGCGGTTTACCTCGCGGGGATTATCATTGGCAACAACCGTGTTGTGTTTAAACGAGGAACGTTACTCTTTCACAATGCCTTGGCATGGCTGGCTCAGATTGCCATGTTTATTGTCCTGGGACTTCTATGTTTTCCAAGCAGCTTGTTGGCGGTTAGCTGGCAGGCGTTAGGCATCGCGATCGTACTGATGTTCGTCGCGCGACCGCTGGCCGTTGCCGTTTGTCTGTGGCCGTTTGGATTCCAAAAGAAAGAAATGACGTTGGCAACGTGGGGTGGCTTGAAAGGGGCCGTCCCGATTACCTTGGCGACATTCCCGGTACTATTCGACATCGTTAATGCCGAGTTGATATTCGATGTCGTCTTCTTCGTCGTGGTACTCTCGGCCCTCATCCAAGGTTGGTCATTGCCGTGGGTGGCCAAAAAGCTTGGCCTAAACCAACCGCTGCCCAGCAGTCCCCCAGTCCAACTGGAAATTCATTCTTTGCGGCATGTCGAAGGAGACGTTGTCGACTATACCGTTGCTGGCAACTCGCCAGCCGCAGGCAAGAAGGTCAGCGAGCTTTCGCTACCGGAAGGGGTCACGATTGCGTTGATTGCGAGAAACGATGCCTTTATTCCTCCACGAGGCTCCACCATCATCAATCCAGGGGACCACGTCATTGCGGTCATGAAGAGCGGGGCAGGGGAGGGGCTCGACACGCTGTTTGCCTACGACACAATTGCTGAAACATCTTAA